One segment of Panicum virgatum strain AP13 chromosome 3K, P.virgatum_v5, whole genome shotgun sequence DNA contains the following:
- the LOC120699489 gene encoding uncharacterized protein LOC120699489, protein MQRPASFLPSRRGGAPSMGSRSGARAPWLPLPHSCPEGSTRPPPPAPPSASCAVTAHGCSGNTTGGSGNSTGGGAVKRSAGHLCPMWAWGCIELVAAGLLGGPLASGDRSNTAVAIRVSAASGLVVIVCSRRMWTLPEASKIARRNANVEGSNMPVAAECGSKKRFCTSCSVAKCFCDHYVRKLYRRRELTHIGDVFFYISKFASPM, encoded by the exons ATGCAGCGGCCCGCCTCCTTCCTTCCATCCAGGCGCGGAGGAGCTCCAAGCATGGGCTCGCGAAGTGGCGCCCGAGCACCCTGGCTCCCTCTCCCCCATTCATGCCCCGAGGGCAGCACCCGTCCTCCCCCTCCCGCACCCCCGTCGGCCTCCTGCGCAGTAACGGCGCATGGCTGCTCTGGCAACACCACCGGCGGCAGTGGGAATAGCACCGGAGGAGGAGCCGTGAAGCGATCCGCCGGGCATCTGTGCCCGATGTGGGCGTGGGGCTGCATCGAGCTCgtggccgccggcctcctcggTGGCCCCCTCGCCAGTGGGGACCGCTCCAACACCGCCGTAGCCATCAGGGTCTCGGCCGCCAGCGGGCTCGTAGTCATCGTCTGCTCCCGCAG AATGTGGACGCTGCCTGAGGCAAGCAAGATTGCTAGACGAAATGCAAATGTAGAGGGAAGCAACATGCCGGTTGCTGCAGAGTGCGGTTCTAAGAAG AGGTTTTGTACGTCGTGTTCGGTGGCCAAGTGCTTCTGCGATCACTATGTAAGAAAGCTTTATAGGAGACGTGAGTTAACTCACATAGGAGACGTGTTTTTTTACATCTCTAAATTTGCGTCTCCGATGTGA